GTCTCGTACGAGAAGGTGGAGTACGTGGTGAGGGCGCCGCACAGGCCCGTGCCGAGCAGCAGGTGGGCCTGCGCGGAGGTGACGCCGGTCAGCAGTCCGAGGACGAACGAGCCCGCGACGTTGACGGCGAAGGTGCCCCACGGGAAGACCGAGCCGTGGCGTGCCTGGACCGCGCGGTCGGTGAGATAGCGCAGGGGTGCGCCGACGGCGGCCCCGGCCACGACGAGCAGCCAGTTCACGCGTGCCGCCTCCCTCTCCGGACGAGCAGCCGGGCGGCGGTGACGCCCGCCACGACGGCGGCGAGGGCGGTGAGCAGGGTCCCGCCCAGATAGAGGAGGCCTCGCGTCGGGTCGCCCGCGCTCAACAGGCGCTGGGTGTCGAGGCTGTACGTCGAGAAGGTGGTGAACCCGCCGCAGAAGCCGGTGCCGAGGAAGGGCCGGAGCAGCGGGTGCGGGGCGGTCGTGGTCTCGGTGAGGAGGACCATGAGGACGCCGAGCACCGCGCAGCCGGACGCGTTGACGGTGAGGACCGTCCAGGGGAAGGCGCCGTCGGGCGTGGGCCAGGCGAGCGAGGCGCCGTAGCGTGCGGACGCGCCGAGGGCTCCGCCGGCGGCGATCACCGCGACGACCGGCAGTTCCCTCCGCAGCGCCATGCGCCCAAGGTTAAGGGGCTGCCCGGGCGGTGGACGCGCGAGGCGAGGCGCACAGGCGCGGTCCCCGGCCTGGGGCATTAACCGGGGTCCGGCCCGTGCAGCCTCGCTCTGCGATGGTCCGGCCACGCCGTGCGACGGGTCAAAGCGGGGCCGGCGAGTCTGTCAGATCCCCCCGCGGGGTATCGCCCGGCTGTTTCCGGGGTATCCGGGGAGCCCATGCCGGGGGTCCGTGACCGGGTGGTGACGGGGTGTCTGACCTGCGCGGACGGAGGGGGAGGTGGTCCGGCCACCATCCGGAATCCATTTCGGGTGCCGGGTACACCTCGTCCCGGTGGGCGGGGGCGGGCGAGGGTGGTGGAGCAGCGGGAGGGAGCTGCGCAACCTTCGGGCAGGAGTGTCGTGAGTACATCCGTCGCAACCAAGCGCAGGGCCGCCACCGGGGCCGTCGCCCCGGCCGTGCCCCTGGGCGTCGTCAGGTCCTCCGGCGGCGCGGCCGATTCGCGCGAGGACGTCTACGCCGAGCTGTGTGCCGCGCTGTTCTCCGGCTTCCCGCGCCGCGACCAGCGGCTGAAGGCCGAGCAGTACCTGCACGGTCTGCTCACGGCGCAGGGCCGCAAGTCGATCCGGAACATCGCCGCGCAGATCGGCGGTCCCGCGGCCGAGCAGAGCCTGCACCACTTCGTGTCCAGCTCCACCTGGGACTGGCAGCCCATGCGGGCCGCGCTCGCCAAGTACCTGGAGCGGAACAGCTGCCCGCAGGCGTGGGTGGTGCGGCCGATGCCGATCCCGAAGGCCGGGGAGCACTCGGTGGGCGTGGACCGCCGGTTCGACCCGGAGCGCGGGCAGGTCTTCCACGGTCAGCAGGCGTTCGGGGTGTGGTTCGCGAGCGACGAGCTGAGCGTGCCCGTCAACTGGCGGCTGTTCCTGCCGGATCCCTGGGTGAACGACCGTACGCGGCGCGACCGCGCGGAGGTTCCGCAGGAGGCCGGCGAGGAGACCCTTGAGGAGTGCGCGGTCGCGGCGGCGCTGGACACCGCCCGCTGGACCGACGTCACCCGCAAGCCGGTGCTGCTCGACATCCGGGGCGGTGCGGGGCGGGCGGCCCTGACGCGGCTCGCCGGGGCGGGCGTGCCGGTGGTGGCCCGGATCAACCCGGGTTCGCGGCTCGCGATCGCCGACCGTTCCCTTCCGGGCTTCGGCGCGGGTCCGCTGTCCGCCGTGCAGATCCTGGAGTCGCTCAAGGGGCTGCGCAGGCCGGTCAGCTGGGTGGACACGGTGGCGGGGGCGCGGACCTCGCGGACCTCGCTCGCGACGGCCGTGCGGGTCGCGCTTCCCACGCCGGGCGGGGAGCGGATGCGTCCGCTGGTGCTGCTCGGCGAGTGGGACGACCCGCGGCGGGCCCCGGCCCGGGTGTGGATCAGCGATCTGACGAACTCCCCGGTCGGGTCGCTGGTGCGGATCACGAAGCTCGCCCGCCGGGTGGAGCGGGACTTCACGGAGGTCGGCGAGGGCGCGGGGCTGCGGGACTTCGTGGGCCGTTCGTTCCGCGGCTGGCACCGTCACATCACGCTGGCATCGGCGGCCCACGCGGCGACGGTCATGGCCGGCGGCTGGGACGCGGCGTACGACACGGGCTACACCTCGCGGCGCTCGGCGAGCTGAGGACCGGGGCGGGTCAGTTGGGTCCCGCGGGTCCTGCCGGTCCCGCGGGGCCGCGGCCGCGGGCCAGGACCTCCCGGGTGCGCTGGAGGCGCAGCGCCAGCTGGACCTCCAGGACCTGGCCGGGCTTCTGCCATTCCGGGCCGAGGAGTTCCCCGATGCGTTCCAGGCGGCGGGAGACCGTGTTGGGGTGGACGTGGAGCGCCTCGGCCGCGTTCGTGGGGCTGCCGCCGGAGGCGAAGTACGCCTCCAGGGTGTGGGTGAGGTCGGTGAACCGCTCGGCGTCGTAGTCGAGTACGGGCCCGATCGCGGCCTCGACGAAGCCGTCGACGTCGTTGTCGTCGGAGAGCAGCAGGCCGAGGAAGCCGAGGTCCTGCACGGAGGCCGCGGACCCGGTGCCGCCGAGGGCGCTCATGGCGTCCAGGCAGCGGCCGGCCTCCTGGTGCATGCGTCCGACGCCGTCCGGGCTCTGGGCGGGTCCCGCGGCGGCGACGGAGACGGGGTGCCCGAGCAGCGGGGACAGTTCGGCGGCGACGGCCTTGGCGGCGGCCGAGGCGTCGATGCCGGGGAGCAGCAGCACGATGCAGCCGCCCTGCACGGTCTTGAGGCCGGAGAGGCGGTACGCGTACGAGGACGCCCAGACGACCGCCCGGCCCTGTTCGCCGCCCTCGGGCCGGGCGAGCACGAGGACGTGCGGCTTGCGCAGCTCGACGCCGAGGCGGCGGGCGCGCTGGGCTATCTGCTGCGGGGCGTGCGGCGGGTCGGCGATGAGGTCGTCGAGGAGTTCGTCGCGGACGGGTCCTTCGGCGACGGCCGTGGAGCGGCGCATGAGGAGGAGGAAGGCGACGGACTGGGCGGCGAGTTCGAGGAGGCGTTCGTCCTCGCCGGTGAGGCCGCCGGCGGCGCGGATGACGAGGCCGCCGAGGTCCTCGGAGCCCGCGATGACGGGAGCGACCCAGGTGTCGTCGGCGGCGAG
This is a stretch of genomic DNA from Streptomyces sp. R44. It encodes these proteins:
- the crcB gene encoding fluoride efflux transporter CrcB, yielding MNWLLVVAGAAVGAPLRYLTDRAVQARHGSVFPWGTFAVNVAGSFVLGLLTGVTSAQAHLLLGTGLCGALTTYSTFSYETFRLYENGAKGYAALNVAGSLAAGLGAVWLGVETAAGLG
- the crcB gene encoding fluoride efflux transporter CrcB, encoding MALRRELPVVAVIAAGGALGASARYGASLAWPTPDGAFPWTVLTVNASGCAVLGVLMVLLTETTTAPHPLLRPFLGTGFCGGFTTFSTYSLDTQRLLSAGDPTRGLLYLGGTLLTALAAVVAGVTAARLLVRRGRRHA
- a CDS encoding IS701 family transposase; its protein translation is MSTSVATKRRAATGAVAPAVPLGVVRSSGGAADSREDVYAELCAALFSGFPRRDQRLKAEQYLHGLLTAQGRKSIRNIAAQIGGPAAEQSLHHFVSSSTWDWQPMRAALAKYLERNSCPQAWVVRPMPIPKAGEHSVGVDRRFDPERGQVFHGQQAFGVWFASDELSVPVNWRLFLPDPWVNDRTRRDRAEVPQEAGEETLEECAVAAALDTARWTDVTRKPVLLDIRGGAGRAALTRLAGAGVPVVARINPGSRLAIADRSLPGFGAGPLSAVQILESLKGLRRPVSWVDTVAGARTSRTSLATAVRVALPTPGGERMRPLVLLGEWDDPRRAPARVWISDLTNSPVGSLVRITKLARRVERDFTEVGEGAGLRDFVGRSFRGWHRHITLASAAHAATVMAGGWDAAYDTGYTSRRSAS